In Tripterygium wilfordii isolate XIE 37 chromosome 15, ASM1340144v1, whole genome shotgun sequence, one DNA window encodes the following:
- the LOC119979854 gene encoding transketolase, chloroplastic-like yields the protein MGAICNGISLYSPGLFPYCATFFIFTDYKRATIKIYALCEAGVIYYMIHDSIGLGEDGQTHQPIEQSASFLAMPNILLLYPAERNETDGDIKAAPTPHPTILEAPSNNIVHFTKSF from the exons ATGGGAGCTATCTGCAATGGCATTTCCCTTTACAGTCCTGGCCTGTTTCCATACTGTGCCACATTCTTTATATTCACTGACTACAAGAGAGCTACTATCAAAATTTATGCTTTATGTGAAGCTGGggttatatattatatgatcCATGATTCAATTGGGCTGGGAGAAGATGGACAAACTCATCAACCAATTGAACAATCGGCAAGTTTTCTAGCAATGCCCAACATTTTGTTGCTGTACCCTGCTGAGAGAAATGAGACTGATG gtgatatcaaAGCTGCACCGACTCCGCATCCTACGatattagaagcaccatcgaacaacatagtccattttacCAAATCCTTTTGA
- the LOC119979855 gene encoding protein FAR1-RELATED SEQUENCE 1-like, whose amino-acid sequence MEKQIRDLYTVKKFGEFQMEIIRIMYCGIKSMERGGYSTQYIIYEDVVYNEGGRKKMLFTVMYNEVDVICSRMRFEFKGILCRHALNVLLCNDHVILPDKYVFRRWRKDARGHMRVKIKFKGCIVSTEQHRYDTMCKSFTTLTDIASENEESYVKVILWIESLVRNMTVIQATHLVPCSAVSKDSITKRSK is encoded by the coding sequence ATGGAGAAGCAAATACGAGATTTGTACACCGTGAAAAAATTCGGTGAGTTCCAAATGGAAATCATTAGAATAATGTATTGTGGcattaaatcaatggaaagaGGTGGGTATTCTactcaatatattatatatgaagaTGTTGTATATAACGAAGGAGGTAGGAAGAAGATGTTGTTCACTGTTATGTACAATGAAGTTGACGTCATTTGTTCTCGCATGAGGTTCGAGTTCAAGGGAATTTTATGCAGGCATGCTCTGAATGTTCTGTTGTGCAATGATCATGTTATACTTCCGGATAAATATGTATTTAGGCGGTGGAGAAAGGATGCAAGAGGTCATATGCGGGTAAAGATCAAGTTTAAGGGTTGTATAGTGTCGACAGAGCAACATAGGTATGACACTATGTGTAAATCCTTCACAACATTGACAGATATTGCATCAGAAAATGAGGAATCATATGTCAAAGTTATATTATGGATTGAATCATTAGTGAGAAATATGACAGTTATCCAAGCTACACATCTCGTACCATGTTCAGCTGTTTCGAAAGATTCCATTACCAAAAGAAGTAAATGA